Proteins encoded in a region of the bacterium genome:
- a CDS encoding glycosyltransferase family protein — protein sequence MKTTRRPARGCPEPETRNLRVAAILQARMGSIRLPGKCMADIVGHPLLFHVVERLKRIKGVDDIVIATSTLEEDKIILEKAAAWGVSSFAGSADDVLARYVEAARGIGASIIIRATGDNPLFCPESLSHALARHIKKEADYTFMEDFPLGTGFSCVAMKALLRIHNILDELHYHREHVTSFIHAQPEDFRIEKLQAPPCLRRPELRLTVDTEEDLSLMREIYKRLYRPGEIIDLKEVIKLLDAEPELALINAHIRQKKPENKDADRLQG from the coding sequence TTGAAAACAACTCGACGACCCGCCCGCGGGTGCCCCGAACCCGAAACCCGAAACTTAAGAGTAGCCGCTATCCTCCAGGCCCGGATGGGATCGATCAGGCTGCCGGGTAAGTGTATGGCTGATATAGTTGGGCATCCTCTCCTTTTTCACGTGGTGGAGAGATTAAAACGGATCAAAGGAGTGGATGATATCGTTATCGCTACCTCTACCCTGGAGGAAGATAAAATTATCTTGGAAAAAGCGGCCGCTTGGGGAGTATCATCCTTTGCCGGAAGCGCCGATGATGTCCTGGCCAGATATGTCGAGGCGGCCAGAGGGATTGGCGCTTCAATAATTATCCGAGCTACCGGCGACAACCCCCTGTTTTGTCCTGAGTCCCTTTCTCATGCCCTGGCCAGGCATATCAAAAAGGAGGCGGATTATACCTTTATGGAGGATTTCCCTTTAGGCACCGGATTTTCCTGTGTGGCCATGAAAGCCCTTCTTAGAATCCATAATATCCTGGATGAACTTCATTATCATCGAGAGCATGTAACATCTTTTATCCATGCCCAACCAGAGGATTTTAGAATAGAGAAACTGCAAGCCCCTCCCTGCCTGAGACGGCCTGAGCTCAGGCTGACGGTGGATACAGAGGAGGATCTATCTCTAATGCGGGAGATTTATAAGAGGCTCTACCGGCCAGGAGAAATAATCGATCTTAAGGAGGTAATAAAACTCTTAGATGCTGAGCCTGAATTAGCCTTGATAAATGCCCATATTAGACAAAAAAAGCCGGAGAATAAAGATGCGGATCGTCTTCAGGGTTGA
- the pseG gene encoding UDP-2,4-diacetamido-2,4,6-trideoxy-beta-L-altropyranose hydrolase: MRIVFRVDADHKIGMGHLVRCLALAAQLKQKIGAEITFVTSTEREVRHKVEQAGYGLAVVSSKFDLPSDLKGDIILTEIRDTELPYMQELRTRGQVLVTFDDLGQGRYAADLVVDANLDPEEDQDRLQMAHLLRGYPGWRNGTKLPRYLLGPDYIILREDFTRLADQPRKINPAVKKILVSMGGSDPNNLTAKVLQALSNCNSQSAIQNPPLEVDVVIGPAFESEKDFRDYLGQTRNLDFRFRRGVTAIHNLMWEADLAIASAGVTMYELACCGTPAVILAQDSVQVKNTRPFSKAGAIVNLGVGTQVKEAELARVIMDLISDESTRWRMSKAGRCLVDGRGLSRVIKEIERRRGE; the protein is encoded by the coding sequence ATGCGGATCGTCTTCAGGGTTGATGCCGACCATAAGATTGGGATGGGGCATCTGGTGCGTTGCCTGGCCCTGGCGGCTCAACTTAAGCAAAAGATAGGGGCAGAGATTACCTTTGTCACCTCCACGGAACGGGAGGTCAGGCATAAAGTTGAGCAAGCCGGATATGGTCTGGCGGTGGTCTCATCTAAATTCGATCTGCCCTCTGATCTGAAGGGGGATATTATCCTGACCGAGATCAGGGACACGGAACTTCCTTATATGCAGGAATTAAGGACAAGAGGCCAGGTTCTGGTCACCTTTGATGACCTTGGCCAAGGTCGGTATGCGGCAGATTTGGTAGTCGATGCTAACCTTGACCCGGAGGAAGACCAGGATAGATTACAGATGGCGCACCTACTTCGTGGGTACCCGGGATGGCGGAATGGGACGAAGCTCCCCCGGTATCTGCTTGGACCGGATTATATCATCCTGAGAGAGGACTTTACTCGACTGGCTGACCAGCCTCGAAAGATCAATCCGGCTGTTAAGAAGATCCTGGTGAGTATGGGTGGAAGTGATCCGAATAACTTAACCGCCAAAGTGCTTCAAGCTCTTTCAAATTGCAATTCGCAATCCGCCATCCAAAATCCGCCATTAGAAGTCGATGTGGTTATTGGCCCGGCTTTTGAGAGCGAGAAGGATTTTAGAGACTATCTGGGCCAGACTCGAAACCTGGATTTTCGGTTCAGAAGGGGGGTGACTGCCATCCATAATTTAATGTGGGAAGCCGACTTAGCCATTGCTTCGGCGGGGGTGACGATGTATGAACTGGCCTGTTGTGGTACGCCGGCTGTAATTCTGGCTCAGGATAGTGTGCAGGTCAAAAATACCAGGCCCTTTTCTAAGGCCGGGGCAATAGTCAACCTGGGCGTAGGCACTCAGGTGAAAGAGGCGGAATTGGCCAGGGTGATTATGGACTTGATCTCGGATGAATCCACCAGATGGCGGATGAGTAAAGCCGGCAGATGCCTGGTAGATGGGAGGGGATTGTCCAGAGTGATTAAAGAAATAGAGAGACGTAGGGGCGAATAA